One Bythopirellula goksoeyrii genomic window, CACTGTTGGCATCGGTATTCGGTGTCGATCACCAAATTTCGCGTTTCTTCCACGAAGAATACAGCGAATGGCATGACTATAATGAAAGTCCTTCCTCGGCGATTTGAAGAATTTAGCCGCTTCTTTCCTCCCCCATCTCAATCATGCCTCTTCTCATTGATGGTTACAATTTGTTGCATGTGACGGGGTTTGGAGGGGGAGGCGGACCCAATTCATTCCAAAGATCACGAGAAGCGCTTCTGAGTTTTCTCGCCAACTCGATTCCGGATGAAGAACGTTCTCTGACCACCATTGTCTTCGATGCTGCTGAAGCACCGCCTGGGTTGCCTCGAACATTGACGTATCAGGGGATCATCGTTAGGTATGCGGCAGAGTATGCCGATGCCGATGCATTGATCGAAGAGTTGATTCTCGCAGAGACAGCTCCACGGTCTTTACTGGTCGTATCGAGTGATCACCGCATCCAACGCGCAGCCCGCCGACGGCGGGCATCACATATCGATAGCGATCGCTGGTATGGTGAAATCTGGCAAAGAAGACAGGAAGCTGAGAATCAGCCGGGTACTCTAGTTCCTGACAAGCCTGTCAGGTCGCTTACAGAGGCAGAGATCGCATATTGGGTCGACAAGTTTTCCGAAGGCATGGCGGCAGAGGCTACCGACTCTGTCGAACCGACAAAACCGAGAACTCGCGAAGTGGAGACAGACCTCACAAACCCTTTTCCACCAGGCTACGGAGAAGATTTGCTGAGAGATGGCGAGCAATAGTAGGCCGGAACAAGTCATGCGCAGTTCCGGCAGATTGTAGCACCACTCTCCGAGTGGTAAGTGCAGCAATCATGATTTCGACTCGCAGAGTCGGGGGCTACGATGCTGACTCAATCGGCAAACGCATGGTGATCGTCGCTCCTGACTCGCCTGCGCTTTCCACAACCACGCTGCCACCATGTTCGGAAACGATGCGCCAGCACTTGCTGAGTCCAAACCCCAGACCACGTCCCGCTTCTCGACCTGAGTAGAAAGGATCGAACATGTGCTTGCGGACTTCGGCAGAGATGCCGGGACCGTCATCGGTCACCTCTATTGCTACTGATTCATCCGAGCAACTGAGCGCAACTAAAATATTTCCGTCGCGACCAATCGCCTCCAGTGCATTGTCCAAGACCGCACCTATTGCCACGGATAACTGCTGTCGATCTGCTTTGATCCGAATCGATTCCTCTGAGCTCTCTAGTTTCAACTGAATCTGGCGAGTATTGGTCTCAGCAGCTAGGTTTGAGATCACGCCGGAGATCAATTCCACCAAATCGAATGGTTCGCAAACTAGCTGAGGTGGCCGAGCAAATAGCATCAGATCGGAGATCATTTCGTGGGCGCGCATCGCCTGCTGATGAATCGCCTCGAGAGACCGTCGGCGATCAGGATGCGATTCTTCGCGCAGCAACGACTGCGCACGCGCGGCAATGTTGGCCAACGGGTTGTTGATCTCGTGACTTGCGCCGTACGCCAGCTCCTTCATCGCATCGAGCTTTTGCCGTTCGAGCTCATCCATCCGGCACGGCCCCCGCGAAAATTAGGCGAGTCGCACTCAGGTTGAAGCGGTCTCGACATCTAGCAATTGGCAGACCCGACCGACCAGATCATCGACGTCAAACGGCTTCTTCATGAAGTCGTTGGCACCTGCATCGCGAAGCTCTTGGATCTTGTCTTGTTCGACCATGCCCGAGATGCAGATGATCCGCACGTCGTCCATCGTCTTCTGGCTGCGAACTAGCGTACAGACTTCTTTACCATTGATGTCTGGAAGCATGACATCCAGCACGATCATGTCGGGGCGAAATTCCTTGATCAACATGCCAGCGCCGAAGCCGTTGTTGACGCTACGGACATCGAATCGGCCATCGCGTTCAAGGGCGTCTACAATCAATTCGACCAGATCTTCGTCGTCGTCAACAACTAGAACCTTGCGGCGTCCACTGTCGAGGGCATCGGTAGGAATCCCATTGTCCCGCATAAAGGCATAGAGTTGCTCACGGGGAATCCGCCGGAATCTGCTGCCAGGCACCCGAAAACCCTTGAGTTGCCCCGAATCGAAGCAGCGGATAATCGTTTGCTGGCTGACCTTGCAAATCTTCGCGGCTTCGCCGGTAGTGAATACGGTCTTCATAGTTCGAACCACCTCTCTCCTTAGTCGATGGTGAAAGGACCAGTAGTACTTTCAAGGGAATTAAAAAGGCAAGCAGGATAAACTAGGGCAGCAGCAAGAACTAAGGTTGGACTATTCGGTGTGACAATTTGACATAGAAGTGTATCCTGTCCAAATCACCTAGTTTTCAACAACACACAACCGAAGTGCGTAGTCTTCCCAACCATTGATTGCCGCCTCAAATAAGCAAGGCTATTTAGACGGCAATGTTCTCCGTGTCTGCCGATATCCCCTGAATTGCCAATTGAACGAATTATAGCCGCCCTTGAATTCCCGTCAACAGAGATCAATTCTCTGTAACGTATTAGCTCATAACACCTTATGATCTCAAGCTAGCTAAAGCCGTATTTTTCTGCCGATGATGGTGCCCGCCTGCCTGGACTTCCAATTCAGGATGATCGGTAGAAAACCAACTACCTCACAGGTGCTTTCCCCTCAAAATGCACCATCAACAAAGCAATGTCAGCAGGCGTAATACCACTGATTCGACTTGCTTGGGCAAGACTCACCGGTTGCACCTTTTGGAATTTTTCCCGCGCTTCGGCGCGAAGCTGCGTGAGACGGGCATAGTCGAAACTCTGGGGGATACGCTTTTCCGCAAGTCGCTGCTGCCGGTCGACCTCGACAGTTTGTCGTGCGATATAGCCAGCATACTTTAGGTCATTCATCACTTGCTCGGCGACTTGCTTGCCCAGGCCCGCCAATTGGGGCAGCCTTCCTACAATGTCCGACCACGCGATCTCGGGGCGACGCACGATTTGAGCCAGCGGCGTTCCATCGCAACGGGTGTTTTCAATCAACTCCGTCGCGGCCTCAATTTCGAGACGTTTCTGTTCAAAGTGATCAAACCGGTTGAGATCGACCAATCCTAGCTCATGGGCCAGCGCCGTGAGTCGCCGATCTGCATTGTCCTGCCGAAGGAGCAGGCGATACTCAGCCCGACTGGTAAACATACGGTAGGGTTCATCGACGCCGCATGTGACCAGATCGTCAATGAGTACGCCGATGTAGGCCTGATCGCGGTCGAGTACTAAGGGAGGATCACCTCGCAATGCCAGCACTGCATTGGCACCCGCCACGAGCCCTTGGGCAGCGGCTTCTTCGTAGCCGGTAGTACCGTTGATCTGCCCAGCAAAGTACAGACCCTTAACCAGCTTCGATTCCAGGCTTACGCGTAGCTGATCGGGGGGAGCGTAGTCGTATTCCACCGCGTAGCCATAGCGCATGATCTCGGCGTGTTCCAAACCCGGTATCAGGCGAAAGATCGCGTCTTGCACATCTCGTGGCAGGCTGGTCGAGACACCATTCACATAAACTTCCTGCGTGTTTCGGCCTTCTGGTTCGAGAAACAATTGATGCTGCGACTTGTCGGCAAACCGCACGACCTTGTCTTCGATCGACGGACAATAGCGCGGACCGGAAGAATTGATTTGTCCGCTGTACATGGGGGCTCGTTCGAGGTTTGCGCGGATTAAATCATGCACCTGCTCGTTGGTGTAGGTGATGAAGCAGGGAAGTTGCTCGACCTCGATGCGGTCATTGAGAAACGAAAACGGTTGTGGCTCATCGTCGCCTGGCTGCAACTCGGTGCGGCTGGTGTCGATGGTGCGGCCATTCAGGCGAGGCGGCGTCCCGGTCTTGAATCGCTCGAGGCGAATTCCCAATCGGTCAAGCGCCCCACTAATTCCCCCCGTGGTTCCTTCCCCCGCGCGACCTCCTGCGGTCTTCGTCTCACCGGTGTGCATTAAGGCTTGGAGGAATGTACCGGTGGTGAGCACGACAGCGCATGCACGATAGACCGCGTCGCCTCGAACCTGGACGCCGACGATGCGGGGCACCTCGCCACTTTTTTCGGTCAGAAGATCCTCGACCACCTCCTGCCGTAGCGAAAGATTTGGTTGCTCTTCGCAGAACCGCTTAATTTCGGCTTGATAGAGTTTCTTGTCGGCTTGGGCTCGTGGGCTGTGCATGGCCGGGCCTTTGCGCCGGTTGAGCATGCGGAACTGGATGCCTGTCGCATCGATCGCACATCCCATCGCGCCTCCGAGGGCATCGATCTCGCGGACAATCTGCCCCTTGCCCACGCCGCCGATCGCCGGGTTACAACTCATTTGACCGACGGTATCGCAGTTGGTGGTGAGAAGAACCGTCTTAGCCCCCATACGTGCAGCGGCCAACGCCGCCTCGGTCCCCGCGTGACCTGCGCCGACGACAATTACATCGAAATCATAGGTGCATGTTGCCATTTCCCTAGCGTACTGGAGTCCCAGGGCGAATGCGAGTCATCCAGGTGAGAGATGCGGGGAATCATTGGAAATGCTGTTTCCCCAAGGGTCAGGAACGATTTCCTCAACACTCACGAACTCTCGACCCCGCGGTCCCGTAAACGTAGTTGGGCTGCTGGGCCCGAAGGAGTACAATCCACGCTAGCTAATTGTCCCGCCCACCATCTGCTTTTGGGACATCGGCTAATCCCCAGGAAGAGGAGCCAATCATGAAAAGTACCCGCCAACACCACCACTTCGCCGCTCTTGTAATCGAGAGCCTGTTCTTTCTAACTCTTCTGGCAGCATATGCGAACGCCGAGCCGGCACTCTTTGGCATTGGCAGCCAGACTCTCGGCGGCCGATTCGTCTGGTCTGATGAGGTAATCTATGACGGCTGGCGGATTCAAAGGCACTCCAGTATTGGGCATTACCGGTTGATCGATGCCAATGATCGACGGCGAACTTTTGGCACTTTCGAAAACTGCCTTGCCGAATTGGAGCGAGCCAAGCAAGTCGAGAAACTTCCGGCACTCCCTAAGGAAGTCGTTGTGTTAGTTCATGGTCTCGGAGCGGCCCGCCAAATGATGGATGGCCTAGCTGAGTATCTTGTGGAAGAGGGCGGTTTCAATGTAGTAAATTTTGGCTATCCCTCGACGGTAGGAGATATCGACCAACATGCGAAGTCTCTTACCAGCGTTTTACGACATTTGGACGGCGTGGAGACGGTCAATTTTGTCGCCCACAGCATGGGCAATATCGTCATCCGTTTGGCGCTGACCGATTTGGCATCGTTGCCTGCCTCAGAGCAGCCAGACTTTACCTACAATCGATTCGTCATGATCGCCCCGCCGAATCATGGAGCCTCAATGGCCGACAATTTTTCTGAAAGCAAGATCGCTCAGCTATTCGCCGGCGAGCCGCTGCAACAACTTGCTCCAGGCAAAGGCTGGCAAACGTTGGAGCAGCGACTCACGACGCCCAGTTTCGAATTCGGCATCATCGCAGGTGGTCACGGTGACGGCGAAGGCTACCTCGCCGCCATCCCTGGCGACGACGATGGACTCTTATCAGTCGAGACGACTCAACTGGCAGGTGCCAGTGATTTCGTTTTGGCAAAAGGGATCCATCAACTCATGCCGAAGAATGAACAAGTACGCGAATATACACTGCGATTCTTGCAGCATGGGTACTTCCTACCTTCGGGAACCAAACACCCCATTACGGCGGTGGCTGGAACGACTCCCTGATCTCGAAGTCTTTGAGCTTGCCACACGGTTGGAGGGAGCTTGCTTCTCCTCAGCCACTTCCTCGGTGTCTGCAGCGGACTGGGCTTCGATGGCCAAGTCATCTATAGCAGGCAGCGGCTCTTCCTCTTTCGCCGTTTCTTTAGACGCATTGGCCAACTCGGTAGCCACATTTACCTTAGCGATCATTGGCTTGCTTCCGCCAAAAGCGATGCAGCAGAGAGCTGAAACAAAGCGGTTATTCTTCAAGTGAGCTGACAGATAATGCGATTTTTTATTCTCAGGGTAGGTATTCATCTGACAGAGCTTATGACGATACTCACCCAGGCAACGTGCTGGCATTCCTATGAAGCCTAGGGCCTGGCGACCATGCCATGAAGTGTCGGGCCATTTCTTGAGTGTCTTGTCGTGACAGTTGAACGTGGAGAATATTTTTTCCGCTGCAACAAATGCCTGACCGTATCGGTGTCCTGGCAATAGCATGTCGTAGTCAAACGCACCGGAAATCATCGCTGCACGTAAGTTGTGCCGCTCGACGGGCTCAGCCCCTGCCAGGGTCAAGCCGCGGGTACAGCCGCCGCCCATCAAGTGCAGTGCCACTGAGCAGCTGATCGCACCATAACTATGGCCCGAAAGAGTTACGCGTTGAGTGAGGCTCATTTGATCAACGAGCTTTGCCAAGTAGTATCCTTGATATTCGGAATATACATACTTGATCCGAAGATTCTTTTGAACCATCTCTCGGAACCGCAACCCCTTCATTTTATACACACGTTGCGCAGGCCATGACCAGCAGACTAGCCGTTTGCAACCGGGGCAACATCTCATTTTGTCGTACAGATCCCAAAACCCTTTCATCGCACCTTTGTGCTTTAGAGTATTGCCATGCAGATAGAACATGGTAGGCATCGATGCCTCTTGAGCCAGGAACGACTCACGGGATTCCTTCACGAAGCAACCTCGACAACGGTCGTACCGCTGATAGGTGATGCACTCGAATCCTCGGTCGAGGTTCGAACACTTGGGGACATGGCGGGTGTTGATTACCCACAATTCAGGGGCCGAATTGCAACAATTCAGACAGCTGTTGCACATGCTGCATTCGTCGCATTGGACTTGGGCCGAGGCAAACGCGGCCATGGCAACACAGGACAGCAAAGCGACCGTAGCAAGTCGCAGGAACTTGCTAAAACTAAAATCGTGGGGGAAAGTGGTGTTCATTTCAGTGCCTTCTTCGAACTGGGATTTGAAAGACTGACTACCGCAGGACTGCTTGACCTTGCCCGTCACGGGGGCAATTTAGGTTGGGCAAAATCTGCGGGTCTGGAAAACAATACAACGCGTTGCGTAAATGCAACGTGCTCCAGAGCGAAGATGTGGCAGAAAATCATCACCTGCCGCCGCTACAACCGTTACCATTGAGAAAATGAGAATATTTCGGCGGAATGAAAGTAACGGCTTCTTCTAGAACCTAAATTCTTGCCCAGTAGAGAGAGGGGGGCAGACCAGAATATTCCTTGCAACCTCGTTTCCTGCAATTCATTCCTGCGAAATGGGTATCTTCCTGGCCAGCTTGGGCCGAGATTGGATAGAATATGGGTAAGATTCCGCACCCTGAAAGCGACTGACTCATCAGTAGGCGAACGCTTTTATCGGTTAACTGGAGGAAATCCTCAATGAAGTTACAATGTGTTCTCTTCGGTACACTGGTGCTGTTGGCAGTTCCGCTTGTCGCGGCGGCTCGGGCTCCGGCTGAACTTGGGCAATACGAAAGTCTGATTCCGCGTCATTTGTTGAGCATTGTGCACGCCCCAGAAGTTCACCAGGAACTGGGATTGTCCGATGTCCAAGTCACCGATTTAGAGAAACTCTTCTCGGAAATCGACAGTCGCTGGTTTGCCGCGAGGATCCTGCCGTGGCAGCAACAATCTGCAATTGTTGCTGAACTAGAAGGCCGCATCTGGGATTGGTTTAGCACCAATACCAGGCCTGACCAACAGGAGCGGCTCCAGCAACTTGAATACTACTCCCAAGCCGGACGGATGCTCTTAAGAGTTGATCTTGCCAAGCAGATCGGTTTGCAACCCGCCGAACAGGAAAGTCTCGCCAAGTTAGCGAGTGATGTCCAAGTTGCCGAACAGAAACTGCAAAACACCCAATACGGCGACCCTGAGATCCCCGCATATCAATCCGAATTGCTAAAAGCTACGGAAGCAGAGCGAGAAGGTCTGACCAAGTACCTCACCCCCTCCCAACAAGAGCAACTCAGCGAAATTCTCGGCGATGCATTCGATACGACGAAACTCAAACGCATTTATCCGATGGCTCCCGAATTCGTCGATGTCAAACATTGGCTCAATTCAGAACCACTGAAGATGGCCGAACTGCGAGGCAAAGTCGTATTGGTTCATTTTTACGCCTTTCAATGCCACAATTGTCATGCCAATTTTGACATCTATCGACGTTGGCACAAAGATTTGGCCGACAAGGGCGTAGTAGTGGTTGGTATTCAGACCCCCGAAACAAGTTCCGAACGTGATCCACTTGCGGTTAGATCTGCTGCACAAGATCAAGAACTCGAATTCCCGATCTTGATCGACTTGGAGTCCAAAAACTGGAAAGCTTGGGGTAACACGATGTGGCCAACCGTCTATGTCGTGGACAAGAACGGCTACATTCGCCACTGGTGGCAAGGTGAGTTGAACTGGAAGGGTGCAACCAGCGACAAAGTCATCGAGGACCTGGTCGACAACCTGCTTGTCGAAGGCGAGCAGCGTGCCACTTCCAATATCACCAGTTCTAAGTAGGCAGATTGGGCCCTCAAAACATCCGCCCTATTCAACATGCGATCGAGTTGACCGATAACCCGCCCTGCGATGTTTCCTTGTACTTTGAAAGCATGTCTGCGCCTGTCTGACGCATGATTTCGATGACATGGTCTAGAGATACACGGTGCTGACCGTCTTCGCGCAATGCCAATCGTGCCGCATGAATCGCGTGGGAAGCAGCCATCGCATTGCGTTCAATACAAGGAATCTGCACAAGGCCACCGACGGGATCGCAAGTAAGTCCCAAGTGATGCTCCATGGCGATCTCGGCCGCCTGCTCCACCTGAGCCGGGCTGCCACCAAGCACCTCCGCCAAAGCACCTGCCGCCATCGAACAAGCAGCCCCCACCTCACCCTGGCAACCTACCTCTGCGCCTGAGATTGAGGCGTTCTGCTTGTAGAGAATCCCGATCGCTCCAGCCGTTAACAGGAAACGTCGAACAGATTCTTGATCGGCCCCCTGACAAAAACGATGGAAATAGTGCAACACAGCCGGGATGATTCCGGCAGCCCCATTGGTGGGAGCGGTAACGACGCGACCGCCACAAGCATTTTCCTCACTCACGGCCAAGGCAAACACATCCACCCAATCGATAGGAGACAGGGGATCACCGTTCGAAGCAAGTGGAGCTGACTGCAATTTCTGATAGAGTTGTGGCGCTCGCCGACGCACCCTCAGGGGACCTGGCAAATAGCTCGTCTGTTGGTCTTGCTTTCGGCAACCCCGCACAACACATTGCTGCATGACCATCCAGATTTCATCCAATCGCGTCTCGAGTTCATCAGGACTGCGGAAGGATCTCTCATTCTCTCTCGCTATTTCGCTTATCCGCAAACCTGATTCACTGGCAAACGAAAGCAGCTCTGCTGCCGATTGATAAGGGAAGGCCAGCGGACGGCGCAGCTCGGTTTGCTTCAAGGGCTGGCCATCGCCATCGACAACAAATCCGCCACCAACCGAGTAGTAAACTCGCTGCAGCAACTCGGAGCCAGCGCTGTCAAAAGCTGAGAAGCGTATCCCGTTACTGTGTAAGGGGAGTTGCTCATTCGTCAAGTACTCAAGATGCTCCTGCTGAGAAAAAGGAATCTTGTGGCCAAGCACTGCCAACTCTCCCGTCGATTCCACCTCGACGAGAAATGACTCCATTTTCTCCGGTTCCACCGTTTCGGGAGTCTCGCCGGCGAGCCCCTGCAGGATGGCCCGGTTCGTCCCGTGTCCCAGGCCAGTCAGTGCTAGTGATCCGTACAAGGCGACTTCAATTTTGTGAGCTTTTGCCAATACCCCAAAGTCCTGCATTTGCTCGGCAAAGAACCGCGCTGCGCGCATCGGCCCAACGCAGTGAGAACTCGAGGGTCCAATGCCAATGGTGAACAAATCGAGAACGCTGGTAGCCACGATACGAGCCCTACAATGAAAAGCTAGAATTGGGAACGAAACCAATGCATTCTATGCCTGTCACCGAAAACAGGCACCGTGGAAACCCCTAGACCCATTTGCCAGAACTTGCACTGGCCCTAATCGCCTCGATGACACGCATATTCGCCACTGCATCGCTCAAGGGAGTCGGCACTGGGGTATCGTTCAGAATTGCCGATGAAAACAAGTCACATTGGACAGTGTATTGGTCACAAACGTCGAGCACGACCTCATTTGTTGCACCCTCTTTC contains:
- a CDS encoding NYN domain-containing protein gives rise to the protein MPLLIDGYNLLHVTGFGGGGGPNSFQRSREALLSFLANSIPDEERSLTTIVFDAAEAPPGLPRTLTYQGIIVRYAAEYADADALIEELILAETAPRSLLVVSSDHRIQRAARRRRASHIDSDRWYGEIWQRRQEAENQPGTLVPDKPVRSLTEAEIAYWVDKFSEGMAAEATDSVEPTKPRTREVETDLTNPFPPGYGEDLLRDGEQ
- a CDS encoding sensor histidine kinase, which gives rise to MDELERQKLDAMKELAYGASHEINNPLANIAARAQSLLREESHPDRRRSLEAIHQQAMRAHEMISDLMLFARPPQLVCEPFDLVELISGVISNLAAETNTRQIQLKLESSEESIRIKADRQQLSVAIGAVLDNALEAIGRDGNILVALSCSDESVAIEVTDDGPGISAEVRKHMFDPFYSGREAGRGLGFGLSKCWRIVSEHGGSVVVESAGESGATITMRLPIESAS
- a CDS encoding response regulator — its product is MKTVFTTGEAAKICKVSQQTIIRCFDSGQLKGFRVPGSRFRRIPREQLYAFMRDNGIPTDALDSGRRKVLVVDDDEDLVELIVDALERDGRFDVRSVNNGFGAGMLIKEFRPDMIVLDVMLPDINGKEVCTLVRSQKTMDDVRIICISGMVEQDKIQELRDAGANDFMKKPFDVDDLVGRVCQLLDVETAST
- the mnmG gene encoding tRNA uridine-5-carboxymethylaminomethyl(34) synthesis enzyme MnmG; protein product: MATCTYDFDVIVVGAGHAGTEAALAAARMGAKTVLLTTNCDTVGQMSCNPAIGGVGKGQIVREIDALGGAMGCAIDATGIQFRMLNRRKGPAMHSPRAQADKKLYQAEIKRFCEEQPNLSLRQEVVEDLLTEKSGEVPRIVGVQVRGDAVYRACAVVLTTGTFLQALMHTGETKTAGGRAGEGTTGGISGALDRLGIRLERFKTGTPPRLNGRTIDTSRTELQPGDDEPQPFSFLNDRIEVEQLPCFITYTNEQVHDLIRANLERAPMYSGQINSSGPRYCPSIEDKVVRFADKSQHQLFLEPEGRNTQEVYVNGVSTSLPRDVQDAIFRLIPGLEHAEIMRYGYAVEYDYAPPDQLRVSLESKLVKGLYFAGQINGTTGYEEAAAQGLVAGANAVLALRGDPPLVLDRDQAYIGVLIDDLVTCGVDEPYRMFTSRAEYRLLLRQDNADRRLTALAHELGLVDLNRFDHFEQKRLEIEAATELIENTRCDGTPLAQIVRRPEIAWSDIVGRLPQLAGLGKQVAEQVMNDLKYAGYIARQTVEVDRQQRLAEKRIPQSFDYARLTQLRAEAREKFQKVQPVSLAQASRISGITPADIALLMVHFEGKAPVR
- a CDS encoding alpha/beta hydrolase translates to MKSTRQHHHFAALVIESLFFLTLLAAYANAEPALFGIGSQTLGGRFVWSDEVIYDGWRIQRHSSIGHYRLIDANDRRRTFGTFENCLAELERAKQVEKLPALPKEVVVLVHGLGAARQMMDGLAEYLVEEGGFNVVNFGYPSTVGDIDQHAKSLTSVLRHLDGVETVNFVAHSMGNIVIRLALTDLASLPASEQPDFTYNRFVMIAPPNHGASMADNFSESKIAQLFAGEPLQQLAPGKGWQTLEQRLTTPSFEFGIIAGGHGDGEGYLAAIPGDDDGLLSVETTQLAGASDFVLAKGIHQLMPKNEQVREYTLRFLQHGYFLPSGTKHPITAVAGTTP
- a CDS encoding redoxin domain-containing protein, with product MKLQCVLFGTLVLLAVPLVAAARAPAELGQYESLIPRHLLSIVHAPEVHQELGLSDVQVTDLEKLFSEIDSRWFAARILPWQQQSAIVAELEGRIWDWFSTNTRPDQQERLQQLEYYSQAGRMLLRVDLAKQIGLQPAEQESLAKLASDVQVAEQKLQNTQYGDPEIPAYQSELLKATEAEREGLTKYLTPSQQEQLSEILGDAFDTTKLKRIYPMAPEFVDVKHWLNSEPLKMAELRGKVVLVHFYAFQCHNCHANFDIYRRWHKDLADKGVVVVGIQTPETSSERDPLAVRSAAQDQELEFPILIDLESKNWKAWGNTMWPTVYVVDKNGYIRHWWQGELNWKGATSDKVIEDLVDNLLVEGEQRATSNITSSK
- a CDS encoding L-serine ammonia-lyase, with amino-acid sequence MATSVLDLFTIGIGPSSSHCVGPMRAARFFAEQMQDFGVLAKAHKIEVALYGSLALTGLGHGTNRAILQGLAGETPETVEPEKMESFLVEVESTGELAVLGHKIPFSQQEHLEYLTNEQLPLHSNGIRFSAFDSAGSELLQRVYYSVGGGFVVDGDGQPLKQTELRRPLAFPYQSAAELLSFASESGLRISEIARENERSFRSPDELETRLDEIWMVMQQCVVRGCRKQDQQTSYLPGPLRVRRRAPQLYQKLQSAPLASNGDPLSPIDWVDVFALAVSEENACGGRVVTAPTNGAAGIIPAVLHYFHRFCQGADQESVRRFLLTAGAIGILYKQNASISGAEVGCQGEVGAACSMAAGALAEVLGGSPAQVEQAAEIAMEHHLGLTCDPVGGLVQIPCIERNAMAASHAIHAARLALREDGQHRVSLDHVIEIMRQTGADMLSKYKETSQGGLSVNSIAC